The Proteus vulgaris genome has a segment encoding these proteins:
- the pyrD gene encoding dihydroorotate dehydrogenase — MYYSLVRKALFRLDPERAHDFTFRQLKRLSHSPFQFLIQQSLPSKPVSCMGLSFKNPLGLAAGLDKNGDCIDALGAMGFGFIEVGTVTPRPQVGNDKPRLFRLVEAEGLINRMGFNNLGVDNLIENVKQSRYGGVLGINIGKNKDTPVEQGKDDYLICMEKVYAHAGYIAINISSPNTPGLRTLQYGEALDDLLSAIKNKQLELQGKYQKYVPVAVKIAPDLTHEELIQVADSLVRHHIDGVIATNTTLDKSLVSGLDHCNEAGGLSGRPVQSKSTQIIRQLNEELKGALPIIGVGGIDSLTAAREKMDAGASLIQIYSGFIYQGPALIKSIINHI; from the coding sequence ATGTATTATTCCTTAGTAAGGAAGGCATTGTTTCGGCTAGATCCTGAACGTGCCCATGATTTTACCTTCCGTCAGTTAAAACGTTTATCTCATTCCCCATTTCAATTTCTTATTCAGCAGTCACTTCCTTCAAAACCCGTTTCCTGTATGGGACTCTCATTTAAAAATCCACTTGGTCTTGCCGCCGGTCTTGATAAAAACGGTGATTGTATAGATGCATTGGGTGCAATGGGATTTGGTTTTATTGAAGTTGGTACGGTGACACCTCGTCCTCAAGTAGGAAATGATAAACCTCGTTTATTTCGCTTAGTGGAAGCTGAAGGCTTAATTAACCGAATGGGCTTTAATAACCTTGGCGTCGATAACTTAATTGAAAATGTAAAACAATCTCGTTATGGCGGTGTGCTAGGTATTAATATTGGTAAAAATAAAGATACTCCTGTAGAGCAAGGCAAAGACGATTATCTGATTTGTATGGAAAAAGTTTATGCACATGCGGGTTATATCGCGATCAATATTTCATCACCCAATACTCCAGGTTTGCGTACACTGCAATATGGCGAAGCATTAGACGATTTGTTATCTGCAATTAAAAATAAACAATTAGAGTTGCAAGGAAAATATCAAAAATATGTTCCTGTTGCTGTCAAAATTGCACCTGATTTAACACATGAAGAATTAATCCAAGTTGCAGATAGCTTAGTGCGTCATCATATTGATGGTGTTATTGCGACAAATACCACATTAGATAAATCATTAGTCAGTGGTTTAGATCATTGTAATGAAGCAGGGGGATTAAGTGGCCGCCCGGTACAATCAAAAAGCACACAAATAATTCGTCAATTAAATGAAGAATTAAAAGGCGCATTGCCTATTATTGGTGTAGGTGGAATTGATTCATTAACGGCAGCAAGAGAGAAAATGGATGCGGGTGCTTCTCTCATTCAAATCTATTCAGGATTCATTTATCAAGGTCCTGCACTTATCAAATCTATAATTAATCATATCTAA
- the zapC_1 gene encoding Z-ring-associated protein C: protein MIIKPDDRWRWYFDVEQQRLMLDLANGMVFRSRFPSKMLSESACQSASFTVDDAALYYGYDEQIRQIDMPSESRAELALNALIAHRFLKPLMPKSWYFEVNNNQINPYLSQVVEASLKEGNETALFLVAEVGTQACLCLLAQPQLTLFDRTLNFCDPIKIMNDRLSYYHKESESGSFLYEKVI from the coding sequence GTGATAATAAAACCCGATGATCGCTGGCGTTGGTATTTTGATGTTGAGCAACAAAGATTAATGCTTGATTTAGCCAATGGCATGGTTTTTCGTTCTCGCTTTCCAAGCAAAATGCTAAGTGAGAGTGCTTGCCAATCAGCATCTTTTACCGTCGATGATGCAGCTCTTTATTATGGATACGATGAGCAGATCCGCCAAATTGATATGCCGTCAGAATCAAGAGCTGAATTAGCTTTAAATGCATTAATAGCCCATCGCTTTTTAAAACCACTGATGCCTAAGAGTTGGTATTTTGAAGTTAACAATAATCAAATCAACCCTTATTTATCGCAAGTGGTAGAGGCTTCATTAAAAGAAGGTAATGAAACAGCACTTTTTTTAGTGGCAGAAGTGGGTACTCAAGCTTGTTTATGCTTATTAGCGCAACCGCAATTAACGTTATTCGATAGAACACTTAATTTTTGTGACCCAATAAAAATTATGAATGACAGGTTAAGTTATTACCATAAAGAGTCGGAGTCAGGATCATTTTTGTACGAAAAAGTTATTTAA
- the asnC_1 gene encoding asparaginyl-tRNA synthetase: MIVAPVVDVLQGRIAVGEDVTVRGWVRTRRDSKAGISFLTVYDGSCFNPVQAIINNNLPNYQDEVLHLTTGCSVEVTGKIVESPGQGQNFEIHATNVVVVGMVDDPETYPMAAKRHSIEYLREVAHLRPRTNLIGAVARVRHTLAQALHRFFDEQGFFWVSTPLITAADTEGAGEMFRVSTLDMNNLPRTDKGEVDFSEDFFGREAFLTVSGQLNGETYASALSKVYTFGPTFRAENSNTSRHLAEFWMVEPEVAFADLNDIAALAEKMLKYTFAAVLAERKDDMEFFAQRVDKDAITRLENFITSDFAQIDYTDAVTVLENCGEKFENPVYWGVDLSSEHERYLAEKHFKAPVVVKNYPKDIKAFYMRMNEDGKTVAAMDVLAPGIGEIIGGSQREERLEMFDKRLDEMGMSKEDYWWYRDLRRYGTVPHSGFGLGFERLVAYVTGVANVREVIPFPRTPRNADF; this comes from the coding sequence ATGATCGTTGCGCCTGTAGTCGACGTACTGCAAGGCCGTATCGCGGTTGGCGAAGACGTCACCGTTCGCGGTTGGGTACGTACAAGAAGAGATTCAAAAGCTGGTATCTCATTTCTTACCGTCTATGACGGTTCCTGCTTTAATCCAGTACAGGCCATCATTAATAATAATTTACCGAATTATCAAGATGAAGTGCTGCACTTAACCACAGGCTGTTCTGTGGAAGTCACCGGTAAAATTGTTGAATCTCCGGGCCAGGGACAGAACTTTGAAATTCACGCCACCAATGTTGTTGTGGTAGGAATGGTCGATGATCCGGAAACTTATCCGATGGCCGCCAAACGTCATAGTATTGAGTACCTGCGTGAAGTTGCTCACCTTCGTCCTCGTACTAACTTAATTGGTGCAGTTGCACGTGTTCGTCACACATTAGCACAAGCACTACATCGTTTCTTCGATGAACAAGGCTTCTTCTGGGTTTCTACGCCACTAATTACAGCGGCTGATACAGAAGGTGCGGGTGAAATGTTCCGTGTCTCTACACTCGATATGAACAATCTGCCACGTACAGATAAAGGCGAAGTTGATTTCAGTGAAGACTTTTTTGGCCGTGAAGCGTTTTTAACCGTATCAGGTCAGTTAAATGGTGAAACTTACGCCTCTGCATTAAGCAAAGTGTATACTTTCGGCCCAACATTCCGTGCTGAAAACTCAAATACCAGTCGTCACCTTGCTGAATTCTGGATGGTTGAACCTGAAGTGGCCTTTGCTGATCTTAACGATATCGCAGCCCTTGCTGAAAAAATGTTGAAATACACCTTTGCTGCCGTATTGGCAGAACGTAAAGATGATATGGAGTTCTTTGCACAACGTGTCGACAAAGACGCTATCACACGCTTAGAGAACTTTATCACCTCTGATTTTGCTCAAATTGATTATACCGATGCAGTTACGGTGCTTGAAAACTGTGGTGAGAAATTTGAAAACCCAGTTTACTGGGGTGTTGACCTTTCTTCTGAGCATGAACGTTATCTGGCAGAGAAACACTTTAAAGCACCTGTTGTTGTGAAAAACTATCCGAAAGATATCAAAGCATTCTATATGCGTATGAATGAAGACGGTAAGACCGTAGCAGCGATGGATGTATTAGCACCCGGCATTGGTGAAATTATTGGTGGCTCTCAACGTGAAGAGCGTTTAGAGATGTTTGATAAACGTTTAGACGAAATGGGAATGAGTAAAGAAGACTACTGGTGGTATCGTGATCTACGTCGTTATGGCACTGTACCTCACTCAGGTTTCGGTTTAGGTTTTGAACGTTTAGTTGCTTATGTGACCGGTGTCGCAAATGTTCGTGAAGTTATTCCATTCCCTCGTACACCAAGAAATGCAGATTTCTAA
- the ycbX gene encoding iron-sulfur binding protein, whose amino-acid sequence MINVSRLYIHPVKSMKGIRLSHAFARESGFTFDRDFMITTPEGTFITARKFPVLLCFIPTVMANGIYIQAPDGEGIAITYQDFETTLQPTEVWGNHFTAYVAPDEINQWFSHYLKMDVQLRWTGEKSTRRVKKNPETAVSFADGYPYLLLNEASFQYLQQRCPASINIEQFRGNILITGAKPFEEDTWQTIRVGSVVMDLIKPCSRCIMTTISIDKGVKHPNTEPLATLQTFRSDETGDVDFGQNIIIRQTGIIRVGDTVEVLAYKEAKQYLVTTPVETQSTPIIENTQEQSVSIEFNGEIFEGNNQEVLLEQLENNGYAIPYSCRAGLCGSCVIQLDEGDVNALKAGAIKRSGKILACSCVPNGNVKLSLNKK is encoded by the coding sequence ATGATCAACGTTTCACGCCTTTATATACACCCAGTTAAATCAATGAAGGGAATTCGGCTTTCTCATGCATTTGCTCGTGAGAGCGGATTCACGTTTGATCGTGATTTTATGATAACCACCCCTGAAGGGACGTTTATCACGGCACGAAAATTTCCCGTTTTGCTGTGTTTTATCCCTACTGTCATGGCAAATGGTATTTATATTCAAGCCCCTGATGGTGAGGGTATTGCTATCACCTATCAAGATTTTGAGACCACATTGCAACCGACAGAAGTTTGGGGCAACCATTTTACCGCGTATGTGGCGCCAGATGAAATAAATCAGTGGTTCAGTCATTATTTAAAAATGGATGTTCAACTTCGTTGGACTGGCGAAAAATCGACACGCCGAGTGAAAAAAAATCCAGAAACCGCTGTTTCTTTCGCTGATGGTTATCCTTACTTATTACTTAATGAAGCCTCATTTCAATACTTACAACAGCGTTGCCCCGCTTCAATTAATATTGAGCAATTTCGAGGTAATATCCTCATAACAGGTGCAAAGCCTTTTGAAGAAGATACTTGGCAAACTATTCGTGTTGGCTCTGTTGTGATGGATCTGATAAAACCTTGTAGCCGTTGTATCATGACCACAATTAGTATTGATAAAGGCGTTAAACATCCTAACACAGAACCACTTGCAACACTGCAAACATTCCGTAGTGATGAAACTGGTGATGTCGACTTTGGTCAAAATATCATCATTCGTCAAACGGGTATTATTCGGGTGGGAGATACTGTTGAGGTATTAGCTTATAAAGAAGCGAAACAGTATCTTGTAACGACTCCTGTTGAAACACAATCAACGCCTATTATTGAAAATACACAAGAACAGTCTGTCAGTATTGAATTTAACGGTGAGATTTTCGAAGGTAATAACCAAGAAGTTCTATTAGAACAGCTTGAAAATAATGGTTATGCTATTCCTTATAGTTGCCGAGCGGGCCTTTGTGGCTCTTGTGTTATCCAACTAGATGAAGGTGATGTTAATGCATTAAAAGCCGGTGCAATTAAACGTTCAGGTAAAATTTTAGCCTGTAGCTGTGTTCCTAACGGTAATGTAAAACTTTCACTTAATAAAAAATAA
- the ompF gene encoding outer membrane porin: protein MMKRNLLAVVIPALMFAGAANAAEMYNKDGNKVDIYGKVDVFHYFADKDSGEDGDGSRARIGFKGETQINKDLVGFGRFEYEIRTSNAEGDTDSRARFAYAGFKFADYGSMDYGRNYGVIYDTNAWTDVLPLFGGDSMAQTDVYMTSRTTGVLTYRNTDMFGYVDGLNFALQYQGKNNENTINKRDGKKANGDGFGFSTAYNLGWGVTLGGGYSNSARTSWQQDDSTAKGSRAEAWNVGGKFAANNVYLAAMYGETRNMTSFNKGIANKTQNIELTAQYDFADLGLKPSLGYVQSKGKDLDVNGVNDEDLVKYISVGSFYKFNKNMTAVVDYKINLLKSDNKLGINDDNVVGLGLTYQF from the coding sequence ATGATGAAGCGCAATCTTCTTGCAGTGGTAATCCCAGCTTTAATGTTTGCTGGTGCAGCAAACGCAGCTGAAATGTACAACAAAGACGGCAACAAAGTAGACATCTACGGTAAAGTTGACGTTTTTCATTACTTCGCTGATAAAGACTCAGGTGAAGACGGTGACGGTTCTCGTGCACGTATCGGCTTCAAAGGCGAAACTCAAATCAATAAAGATTTAGTTGGTTTTGGTCGTTTTGAATACGAAATTCGTACTAGCAATGCTGAAGGTGATACTGATTCACGTGCTCGTTTTGCTTACGCAGGTTTTAAATTTGCTGACTACGGTTCTATGGACTATGGTCGTAACTACGGTGTAATTTACGACACCAACGCATGGACAGACGTTCTACCTTTATTTGGTGGCGACTCCATGGCACAAACTGACGTTTACATGACTAGCCGTACTACTGGTGTTTTAACTTACCGTAACACTGATATGTTCGGTTATGTTGATGGTCTGAACTTTGCTCTGCAATACCAAGGCAAAAACAACGAAAATACTATCAACAAGCGTGATGGTAAAAAAGCTAATGGTGACGGCTTCGGTTTCTCTACAGCTTATAACTTAGGCTGGGGCGTAACTCTGGGTGGTGGTTATTCAAACTCTGCTCGTACTTCTTGGCAGCAAGATGACAGCACTGCTAAAGGTTCTCGTGCAGAAGCATGGAACGTTGGTGGTAAATTCGCAGCTAACAATGTTTACTTAGCGGCTATGTACGGTGAAACTCGTAACATGACTAGCTTCAATAAAGGCATTGCTAACAAAACTCAAAACATTGAGTTAACTGCGCAGTATGACTTCGCTGATTTAGGTCTGAAACCATCTTTAGGTTATGTTCAATCTAAAGGTAAAGACTTAGATGTTAACGGCGTAAATGACGAAGATTTAGTTAAATATATCTCTGTAGGTTCTTTCTACAAATTTAACAAAAACATGACTGCAGTTGTTGATTACAAAATCAACCTGCTGAAATCTGATAACAAACTGGGCATCAACGACGACAACGTAGTTGGTTTAGGTCTGACTTATCAGTTCTAA
- the aspC gene encoding aromatic amino acid aminotransferase — translation MFEKIIAAPADPILGLADSFRSDPRENKINLGIGVYKDETGKTPVLTTVKKAEKYLLENETTKNYLPISGIPEFGNVTQALLFGEQHSIISEKRARTAQAPGGTGALRIAADFIAQQTTAKRVWISNPTWPNHNNIFQIAGLEICNYDYYDAKNHGLDFDGMLASLTKAQAGDVVLFHGCCHNPSGIDPTEEQWRQLAALSAEKGWLPVFDFAYQGFARGLEEDAQGLRLFAEKNPELIVASSYSKNFGLYNERVGACTIVTKDSDTAEKAFSQAKAIIRANYSNPPAHGASVVTTILSNSELKEEWIEELTTMRERIQRMRQLLVTTLQEKGAKQDFSFIIDQNGMFSFSGLNKEQVERLRAEYGIYIVGSGRINVAGLTLENMVPLCEAIVAVL, via the coding sequence ATGTTTGAGAAAATCATTGCTGCACCAGCCGATCCTATTCTGGGTTTAGCTGATAGTTTCCGTTCTGATCCTCGTGAAAACAAAATTAACTTAGGGATTGGTGTTTACAAGGATGAGACAGGTAAAACGCCTGTTTTAACCACAGTTAAGAAAGCAGAAAAATACCTGTTAGAAAACGAAACCACCAAAAATTACCTTCCTATTAGCGGTATCCCTGAATTTGGCAATGTGACCCAAGCACTTTTGTTTGGTGAACAACATTCTATTATCTCTGAAAAACGCGCACGCACAGCACAAGCCCCTGGGGGAACAGGAGCTTTACGTATTGCTGCTGATTTTATTGCTCAGCAAACCACAGCAAAACGCGTTTGGATAAGCAACCCTACTTGGCCTAACCATAATAATATTTTCCAAATTGCAGGTCTTGAGATCTGTAATTATGATTATTACGACGCAAAAAATCATGGATTAGACTTTGATGGCATGCTAGCAAGCCTTACTAAAGCTCAAGCGGGTGATGTTGTCCTGTTCCACGGTTGCTGTCATAACCCAAGCGGTATTGATCCAACGGAAGAACAATGGCGTCAATTAGCAGCGCTATCAGCAGAGAAAGGCTGGTTACCTGTTTTTGACTTCGCATACCAAGGTTTTGCTCGCGGTCTTGAAGAAGATGCACAAGGTTTACGCCTCTTTGCAGAAAAAAATCCTGAGCTTATTGTTGCAAGTTCATATTCTAAAAACTTCGGTCTTTACAATGAACGTGTAGGTGCATGTACTATTGTCACCAAAGACAGTGACACGGCTGAAAAAGCCTTTAGCCAAGCAAAAGCCATTATTCGTGCTAACTACTCAAACCCACCAGCACACGGTGCTTCAGTGGTAACAACGATTCTTTCTAACTCAGAATTAAAAGAAGAGTGGATTGAAGAACTAACGACTATGCGTGAACGCATTCAGCGTATGCGCCAATTGTTAGTTACGACACTACAAGAAAAAGGGGCTAAGCAAGACTTTAGCTTTATTATTGACCAAAATGGCATGTTCTCATTTAGTGGTTTGAATAAAGAGCAAGTTGAGCGCTTACGTGCTGAATACGGTATTTATATCGTAGGCTCTGGTCGTATTAACGTTGCCGGTTTAACCCTTGAGAATATGGTGCCACTGTGTGAAGCCATCGTTGCAGTACTCTAA
- the pepN gene encoding aminopeptidase N, translated as MTQQRIAKFRKDYRAPDYTITDLHLDFILDKENTQVTAISQCKRLNSNATALVLDGEDLTLKSISVNDVAWTHYKEENGKLIIEQLPEQFTLKIINEINPSANTALEGLYVSGDALCTQCEAEGFRHITYYLDRPDVLARYTTTITADKKQYPYLLSNGNRIAQGELDDGRHWVTWEDPHPKPSYLFAVVAGDFDVLRDTFITKSGREVALELFVDKGNLDRADWAMTSLKNAMAWDQSRFNLEYDLDIYMIVAVDFFNMGAMENKGLNVFNSKYVLAKSETATDKDYLGIESVIGHEYFHNWTGNRITCRDWFQLSLKEGLTVFRDQEFSSDLGSRSVNRINNVRVMRTAQFAEDASPMAHPIRPDSVIEMNNFYTLTVYEKGSEVIRMIHTLLGEEQFQAGIQMYIHRHDGSAATCDDFIQAMEDASNVDLTLFRRWYSQSGTPQLTVRDSYDVDKKQYTLTVSQMTPPTADQAEKQVLHIPLDIELYDREGNVIPLRSQGQAISNVLNVVREEQQFVFDDVPEQPIPSLLREFSAPVKLDYPFTDEQLSFLMKYARNAFSRWDAAQSLLGRYIKENVARAQKDEAFILPEMVVDAFRAVLLDKDIDPALAALILTLPTDVEAGESFSIIDPMAIHETLGFIRKTLATEMADEFSAVYHSMHIGAYRVNHEDIAKRDLRNVCLGYLAVENEQTGNKLVDAQYHNSDNMTDALAAFSAAVMAQLPCKDALLQEFDDKWHQDGLVMDKWFSLHAMSPAKDVLQKVRSLLSHRSFTLANPNRTRALIGAFVNNNPVAFHAEDGSGYLLLTEILTDLNSRNPQVASRLIEPFIRLKRYDATRQEKMRAELLKLKALENLSGDLYEKITKALAD; from the coding sequence ATGACACAACAAAGAATCGCGAAATTTCGCAAAGATTATCGTGCCCCTGACTACACAATCACCGATTTACATCTTGATTTTATCTTAGATAAAGAAAATACCCAGGTTACGGCGATAAGCCAATGTAAACGTCTAAACTCAAATGCGACAGCATTAGTATTAGATGGTGAAGATTTAACATTAAAATCAATTTCTGTTAATGATGTTGCTTGGACACACTATAAAGAAGAAAACGGCAAACTCATCATTGAACAATTGCCAGAGCAATTTACATTAAAAATTATCAACGAAATTAATCCATCAGCCAATACAGCATTAGAAGGGTTGTATGTTTCTGGTGATGCGTTATGTACACAGTGCGAAGCTGAAGGTTTCCGCCATATTACCTACTATTTAGATAGACCGGATGTGTTAGCTCGTTACACCACAACAATTACGGCAGACAAAAAACAGTATCCTTATTTATTGTCAAATGGTAACCGTATTGCACAAGGTGAACTTGATGATGGTCGTCATTGGGTAACATGGGAAGATCCACATCCAAAACCAAGTTATTTATTTGCGGTAGTGGCGGGTGACTTTGATGTATTACGAGATACTTTTATCACCAAAAGCGGTCGCGAAGTTGCTTTAGAGCTTTTTGTTGATAAAGGTAATTTAGATCGTGCCGATTGGGCAATGACCTCATTGAAAAATGCGATGGCATGGGATCAATCTCGCTTTAATTTAGAATACGATCTCGATATCTATATGATAGTCGCTGTTGACTTCTTTAATATGGGTGCGATGGAGAATAAAGGACTGAATGTCTTTAACTCTAAATATGTACTAGCAAAAAGTGAAACGGCAACTGACAAAGATTATTTAGGCATTGAGTCTGTTATTGGTCATGAATATTTCCATAACTGGACAGGTAACCGCATTACTTGTCGTGATTGGTTCCAGTTAAGTCTAAAAGAAGGCTTAACGGTTTTCCGTGACCAAGAATTCAGTTCAGATTTAGGCTCTCGTTCTGTTAACCGTATCAATAATGTACGAGTGATGCGTACTGCTCAGTTTGCAGAAGATGCAAGCCCAATGGCACATCCAATTCGTCCTGATAGTGTGATCGAAATGAATAACTTCTATACTTTAACAGTATATGAAAAAGGTTCAGAAGTGATCAGAATGATCCATACCTTATTAGGCGAAGAGCAATTCCAAGCGGGTATTCAGATGTACATTCATCGTCATGATGGAAGTGCGGCAACCTGTGACGACTTTATTCAAGCGATGGAAGATGCTTCTAATGTTGATCTCACGTTATTCCGTCGTTGGTATAGCCAATCAGGTACACCACAACTGACAGTGCGTGACAGCTATGATGTGGATAAAAAGCAATACACCTTAACTGTTAGTCAAATGACACCACCAACAGCTGATCAAGCTGAAAAACAAGTGCTACATATTCCATTAGATATTGAATTGTATGATCGTGAAGGTAATGTGATCCCTCTGCGTTCACAAGGTCAGGCGATTTCTAATGTATTGAATGTCGTCCGTGAAGAACAACAATTTGTATTTGATGACGTTCCAGAACAGCCAATCCCATCTTTATTACGTGAGTTCTCTGCGCCTGTAAAATTGGACTATCCATTTACGGATGAGCAACTGTCCTTTTTAATGAAATATGCACGTAATGCATTTTCACGCTGGGATGCAGCGCAATCATTATTAGGTCGCTATATAAAAGAAAACGTCGCCCGTGCACAGAAAGATGAAGCATTTATTCTTCCTGAAATGGTGGTTGATGCTTTCCGTGCAGTATTACTAGATAAAGATATTGATCCTGCATTAGCAGCACTTATTCTGACATTGCCAACGGATGTTGAAGCGGGTGAGTCATTTAGTATTATCGATCCAATGGCTATTCATGAAACACTTGGTTTTATACGTAAAACATTAGCCACTGAAATGGCGGATGAATTCTCTGCTGTTTATCATTCTATGCATATTGGCGCTTATCGTGTTAATCATGAAGATATTGCAAAACGTGATTTACGTAATGTGTGTTTAGGTTATTTAGCGGTTGAAAATGAGCAAACAGGCAACAAACTTGTTGATGCACAATACCACAACAGCGATAACATGACCGACGCGCTTGCCGCATTTAGCGCTGCTGTAATGGCTCAGTTACCTTGCAAAGATGCGCTATTACAAGAATTCGATGATAAATGGCATCAAGATGGTTTAGTCATGGACAAATGGTTTAGCTTACATGCCATGAGCCCAGCAAAAGATGTGTTACAAAAAGTACGTAGTTTGTTATCTCATCGCTCATTTACACTAGCAAATCCTAACCGTACTCGTGCATTAATTGGCGCATTTGTAAATAATAACCCAGTCGCTTTCCACGCTGAAGATGGCTCTGGTTACTTATTATTGACAGAAATTCTGACTGACTTAAATAGCCGTAACCCACAAGTTGCTTCACGTCTTATTGAACCGTTTATTCGTTTAAAACGCTATGATGCAACACGCCAAGAAAAAATGCGTGCAGAGTTATTAAAGCTGAAAGCACTTGAGAATTTATCAGGTGATCTCTATGAAAAAATCACCAAAGCTTTAGCTGATTAA
- the pncB gene encoding nicotinate phosphoribosyltransferase, whose translation MILDATPIITSLLDTDAYKLHMQQAVYHHYSDIPVVAEFRCRSDERLGEYATTLRHQVNMMANLSLTNEEFDYLQSLPFFKNDYLQWFKHFRFKPEQVHISTTPENQLTIKITGPWREVILWEVPLLALVSEIVHRTRSPQITPDDAVNQLRKLIDIFYRDAAEQQIDLADFKLMDFGTRRRFSYDVQCAIVDELKNHFPYLIGTSNYHLAERMQLAPVGTQAHEWFQAHQQISPELSNSQRAALQSWLDEYPDQLGIALTDCITMDAFLRDFDKTFAERYQGLRHDSGDPIEWGEKAIAHYEKLGIDPMSKVLVFSDSLDFQKALVLYKHFHKRIRLIFGIGTRLTCNIPQITPLNIVIKLVECNGKPVAKLSDSPGKTICEDDDFVDKLRKAFDVPLVKQAC comes from the coding sequence ATGATTTTAGACGCTACACCGATTATTACATCACTGTTGGATACCGATGCATATAAGCTCCACATGCAACAAGCGGTTTACCACCATTATAGTGATATTCCTGTCGTTGCTGAGTTCCGCTGTCGGAGTGATGAACGTCTAGGTGAATATGCAACAACCTTACGCCATCAAGTTAACATGATGGCAAACCTGTCATTAACAAATGAAGAGTTTGACTATCTTCAGAGTCTCCCTTTTTTCAAAAATGACTATCTGCAATGGTTTAAACATTTCCGTTTTAAGCCAGAACAAGTCCATATTTCAACCACACCTGAAAACCAACTTACCATTAAAATTACAGGCCCTTGGCGTGAAGTTATTTTATGGGAAGTTCCGTTATTGGCTTTAGTGAGTGAAATTGTACATCGTACTCGCTCACCTCAAATCACCCCCGATGATGCCGTTAACCAATTACGTAAATTGATTGATATCTTCTACCGTGATGCCGCTGAACAGCAGATTGACTTAGCTGATTTTAAATTGATGGATTTTGGTACTCGTCGCCGTTTTTCTTATGATGTGCAGTGCGCCATTGTGGATGAGCTGAAAAATCATTTTCCTTATCTTATTGGTACAAGCAACTATCATTTAGCAGAACGTATGCAATTAGCCCCTGTGGGTACACAAGCTCATGAGTGGTTTCAGGCACATCAACAAATTAGTCCTGAACTATCAAATAGTCAGCGTGCTGCCTTGCAATCTTGGCTAGATGAATACCCCGATCAATTAGGTATTGCATTAACAGACTGTATTACAATGGATGCTTTTTTGCGTGATTTTGATAAGACCTTTGCAGAGCGTTATCAAGGTTTACGTCACGACTCTGGCGACCCTATTGAATGGGGGGAAAAAGCGATTGCACATTATGAGAAACTGGGCATCGATCCAATGAGTAAAGTATTAGTCTTTTCTGATAGCCTAGATTTTCAAAAAGCATTAGTACTTTATAAACATTTCCATAAACGTATTCGTTTAATCTTTGGTATTGGTACTCGGCTCACTTGTAATATTCCGCAAATAACGCCACTTAATATTGTCATTAAGCTGGTGGAGTGTAATGGTAAGCCAGTTGCTAAATTATCAGATAGTCCAGGCAAAACGATTTGCGAAGACGATGATTTTGTTGACAAGCTACGCAAAGCCTTTGATGTTCCTCTTGTCAAACAAGCCTGTTAA